CGACCGTGCGCACGGACATCTTGTAGTCCATATACTCCGTGCCGAAAGAATCCGGCGTGGCATGCTCGAGGAGCGGGTAACGGCCCGCGAGAGCCGCGTAGGCCGCTTCGTCGGCATAGATGATCACGTTCTTCTCCGCCAGCGGCTCCACAAGCGCAGGCAGGTCGGCCAGGCGGTCCCGGTGGACGATCAGGCAGTCGAGGGCATTGCACACCGAGACGCGGCGCGTCTTGGCGTTGAGCACGATGCGGCGGCCGATCTCCAGGTCGCCGGCGGCGTCAAAATAGGTGTCGACCACGCCGGCGCCCGTCTCCAGGCAGGGCACCTTGGCGTTGTCGCGGACGAAGTCGATCAGGCGGCGGCCGCCGCGCGGGATCACCAGATCCACGTAGCCGACGGCGCCGAGCAGCTCCCCGACCGCCTCGTGCGTCGGGGGAAGCAGCGTCACGGCGCTCTCCGGCAGGCCCCGCTGCGCAAGGACGCCGCGGATCAGCGCCAACGCGGCACGGTTGGACGCATCCGCGTCCTTGCCGCCCTTGAGCACGCAGGCGTTGCCGCTCTTGAAGCAGAGGGAGAACACGTCGAAAGTCACGTTCGGACGCGCCTCATACACCACGCCGATCACGCCGAACGGCACGCTCACCTTGCGCAGGCGCAGCCCGTTGGGCAGCGTGCGGTCTTCGAGCGTGCGCCCCAGCGGGGACGGCAGATGCGCCACGTCGCGCATGTCGGAGGCAATGCCCGCCAGGCGCTCGGGCGTGAGCTTGAGACGGTCGTACAGGGGGTTCTGCGGGTCCATCCGGGCGAGGTCTTCCGCATTCGCGGCAAGGAGTTCCGCGCTCTTCGCGCAAATGGCGTCCGCGACGGCTTCCAGCGCCGCCACGCGCTCCGCGTCCGGGAGCAGCGCCACCTGCGCCGCCGCCCGCTTGGCTGCTTCAAAAGAATTCATTTTGTATTAAGGTTAAGGCAGAAATTCGGTAAAGACGGTCTGTTCGGGGCGCTCCAGCAGGTCCGGCAGGATCCGCTCGCGCTTGCCGTCGGCAATCAGCACGCGGATGCCGTCCGCCGCCACGCGCCGCGCGGTGTTGTATTTGGAAGACATCCCGCCGCGTCCGAGGGAACTTTTCTTCTCGCGGATACAGGCCGAGAGGTCGTCCGCGCAGTGGACCGTGCGGATGACCTGCGCATCCGGCTCGTCCGGATGGCGGTCGTACAGGCCGGGGATATTGCTCAGCAGGACGAGCGTCTCGGCGCCCACCATTCCGGCGATCAGCCCGGACAGCTCGTCGTTGTCGGTGAACATCAGCTCGGTGACGCTCACGGTATCATTCTCGTTGACGATCGGGACCACGCCGTGCTGGAGCATCACCTCCATGCAGGCGCGCTGGTTCTCGCGCTCGCGCGCCGTCTCGAAATTGCGCTTGGTGGTCAGCACCTGGCCCACCTGCAGGCCGTAGTCGCGGAACAGGCGGTAGTAGAGGTCCATCAGCCGGACCTGACCCACGGCGGAATACAGCTGGCGCTGCTCCACGCTGTCCAGGTCTTCGTCCAGCCGCAGCTCGGTGCGGCCGCAGGCCACGGCACCGGAGCTCACGATCACCACGGACCAGTCGCGGCGGCGAAGCTCGACCACCTGGTCCACCAGCGCGGACACGCGCGTGACGTCCAGCGTGCCGTCGGCGCGCGTCAGGACGTTCGATCCGATTTTGACTACGATTCTTTTCACAGGCCCAGATCTTTTTTCGCCTCCGGCAGCAGGAACGGCGCCGCCTCTGCATAAGACAGCGTGAACGAAGGCATTCCGGCCGCGTAGGCGGCTATTTCATATTGTTGATAGGTCAGCACGAGGCCCTCCTCCGTCGGCTTCGGAGCCCATTGCGGCAGCGGAATCAGGTCCCCATCCAGGTGGAGGAAATCGTCCAAATTGTATTCGGTCCCGTCCGATGCTTCCGCGAAATATTCTTCCAGGCCCCGCCGCAGCAGGTCCTGCATCTGCGCGGCCGCGCCCGGAGCGAAGAAGTCCCGGATGCGCATCCCGCTCTCCTTGTCAAAAGTGAGCGCGCCGTCGCCGCCGACGCCGCCGTGGGCGCCGCCCAGATAGATATAATCGACCGAATTGAATACCACGATCCTTTCGGTCTCATAGACTTTCTCCAGATTGAAATCATACTCCCAACCGGGTATCTCCGCCAGCGCATGCTCCCGCTCCTCCTCGGTCAGGTCTTCGTTCGCCCGGATGTCCGCCGTCCGGTCATCCACGTCGGCCTGCACCTTCGCGGTCATATCCGCGAAACCATTCGCGCCATAATAGGCGCCCAGCGCCTTGGCATCGTCGATATCCCCGTCAAAACGCGGGAACGCCCGCGAATCCTCACCGAAACCGATGTGCGAGAGCGACCTGTCCATCATATCGACAAGCGTCTGGCGCATCACGGCCGTCCCCTCCGTCTCGGCGACAGGCAGTTCGGCCTTGATGCTCAACCGGGCATGAGCGCCCGCGTCGGAGAACTGACACGTCTCCGTCCGGATACCGGAAACCTTGGGGGTGCAGGAAGCGGCCAGCACCATCGCCGCCGCCATCCCGAAAAGAACGGATTTCTTCATACCAACAATCATTTAACTCCCAAATATACGATTTTTTGCCATAAACCCAAACCCCTCCGCCCCTCAACCTACCCGCCACCTCCCGTTTTTCGTTACTTACACATTATCAACACATTACAAGAATACACGTGGTCAATTTCAACCACGCGTATCTTCATTACCGCCTGATTGTCTGCATGTTACGCAAAACACACACCCCCACCTCTTCCGGGCAGCCACCTCGCTTGCCGGCAACGGGCGTCCGCCTGAGAGCCCCAACTCTCAGGCGGACATCGCCCGTAACCGCCGGACGCGATGTCCGGCGGTGGTGCCAAGTCCTGCCCGGCCACAGCTCCCGCTTCGTCATGCCCGACCTGATCGGACATCTCCTAAAGAGGCGCGCGTAATAACATATTATATATCAAGGCTTTGAGCATTCATCCCTGCCGAGAATTACATCATCCCCACATAAAGTGACGCCACCCGTTTTTCGCTATTTGCTTATTATCAATAGCTTACATGATTCGACGGGGTAAAAAACGGACCTGTTGATCTTTATATATATCTAATTGTCAATATTTTACGAAAAACGCCCCGGCGGCAAAAGGAGGAGAGATGCCCGATCAACTCGGGCATGACGGGGAGGTCAGGTATGGCGGAGGGGAAGTATGGCCATGACGTAGAGAGACCGGGCCGGACAGAGATGGGCCGTTTTTGTAAATAACTATCAGTGAGTCGATTGCAGTTTTGCTTTGGGGCATTTTCCCCTAAGCAAAATTAGAAGTTGTTGATAATCAGCAATATGCAAAAACGGAATACAGAGGGAGAAGTGGCAGAATTGTTGATGTGTGGATAAGGCGAGGCGGCGAGGACAGCGAGGGGGTGAAGCTACGCGGCGAGGAGCCGCTCGAGGCGGGCGACGGCGTCGCGGAGGTCGGCGGGGAAGGTGACGTGCTCGCGGAGGTAGCCGGCACGGCCGGCGGCGAGCGCGTCATACAGCGCCGGCGACATCGTGTTCACATAAGACGAGATGCAATCCTCGATGTGGTCCATCTCCCGCTCCGAGGTGGAATGCGCGTACACCTTCTCCTTCTGGTGGAAGAAGGCATAGGCCTGTTCGGCGGCGGAATGGAGGCTGGGCGGCATGCGGGCGAGGGAGCAAGGATCAGATCACCCGGTTGTATTTCTCCTGGTAGGCATAACCGCCGCTGGCCAACAGGCGGTCCATCTCCTCCCGCTCCACGTCGAAGCAGTAGCAGATCTGGTCGAGGTTGTCGAACTCCTCGTCCCGCAGCAGGAAGTTGATCGAGGAGACGAGCATCGGTATGTTGTTCAACGGCAGATGATCCATAGTATCAATGCGTTATAAAAGAAAAACGGACAAACTGTCTTCGACAATTTATCCGTTTGGCTCCCCTTCTAGGACTTGAACCTAGGACCCCCTGATTAACAGTCAGGTGCTCTAACCAACTGAGCTAAAGAGGACTGTTTTTCCCTCGACTTGCGTTTTGGGATTGCAAATATACGGCAAAATCTTGAATGCGCAAATTATTTTTCACTTTTTTTCGCATCCCCATCAACTCCGGCCGCAGAAAACGGGATGTTGCCGATTGAAAGCGAATCCGTTGTTGAATTTATAAAGAATGATTATCTTTGTATGTTATGGATATAGAGCTTCTGTCACGCATGGTAGGCGAGCTGATCGTCAAGCACGATCAGGTAGGCCTGCCCGGAGTCGGCACGTTCGTCGCCGAAATGGTCCCGGCCACTTTTTCAGACAAGGGGTACACGATCAATCCCCCCTACCGCCGTCTTTCCTTCTATCCGGGCCGCCTGGAAGACACCTTGCTGATCGACTTGTACGCCGAGTCGAACCAGATCGCGCGCGAGGCCGCCAAGGCCTACGTCACGCAGTATCTGGCGGAGCTGAGATCCATCCTCGAGGAGCGCAAGACCATCGTGCTCCCGGGCCTCGGCCGCCTGCGCGCCACGCGGGAGAACACCTTCTTCTTCATCGCGGACGAAGGCCTGGACATCTTCCCCGCCGGCGTCGGCCTGCAGCCGGTCTCCCTCAAGACCCACGCGCTGCAGGAGGAGCCCGTCGTGATCGACGTCCCCGTGCCGACGATCACCGCGGAGCCGGAACCGGTCGCCGTCCCCGAGCCGCCGGCAGCTGAGCCGGTCGCCGAAGAACCCGCACCCGAGCCGGAACCCGCTGCCGCGGAAACGGAAGAAGCCGAAACGGCAGAAGCGGAACCGGCAGCATCCGAAGCAGAACCGGCAGCGCCTGAAACGGAAGAAGCTGAAGCAGAAACAGAGCCAGCACCCGCCGAAGAACCGGCCGCGGCCGAAGAGAATGCCGACTGGCAGGCGGCCGACTGGACGCAGGAAGACCAACCCGACCCGGAGGAGAAAAAGCCCACCCACTGGGGCCTGATCGTCCTGATCGTCTTCCTGGTCCTCCTGTTGCTGGCCGGCGCCTTCATCCTCGTGTCCCGCCTGATGCCGGGCTCCACCGATTTCCTGCTCTACTCACCGGAAGAAATCAAGATCATCAATTTCTGATAAAGTGCTGGAACTGATCTACCCCTCTTCACCCGCACCCCTGCTCAAGGGCGTCAGACGGGGCAGGGCCGCGGAGATGCTTCCGGTCGTCGACGAGACCGGAAACGTCCGCGCCCAGGCGCCCCGTGAATACTGCCACAACGGCGTCGAGAAGCCCCTGCACCCCGTCGTCCACCTGCATATCATCAACCGCAACGGCGAAATCTACCTCCAGCAGCGCGGAGCGCACAAAGACCTCCTCCCGCTCTACTGGGACACCGCCGTGGGCGGCCACATCTCCTATGGAGAATACGTCCTGGAAGCCCTCTACCGCGAATCCGCCGAGGAACTCGGCCTGCACGACTTCCTGCCCCAGGGGCTGTGCAACTACATCTTCGAGTCCGACACCGAACGCGAGCTCGTGAGCGTGTTCGCCGCCGTGGGCGAGTACGCGCTCCGTCCGGACCCGGACGAGCTGGCCGGCGGCCGTTTCTGGACCATCAAGGAGATCGACCGGGCCATGGGCACGGGCGTCCTGACGCCGAATTTCGAGGGCGAATACCATCGGATCAAAGACGCACTCCTAGCCCTTTTGTAATGCAAGTCCTACGCAAGTTCATCAAAGACCAGCTTTCCGTCTGGCCGCTCGCTTCCGCCAATTTCCGGGCGCTCAAAGGCGCCAGGACCAAGGAGTTGCCCGTCTTCGGGCTCCCCTGCCGGGTCCAGTGGAACCCCGAGCGCGTGGCCTCCTCGACGGCCGACACCTCCCCCGAGGCCATCGCCGCGCGGCCGTGCTTCCTCTGCGCGCAGAACAGTCCGGCGGGCCAGCGCTACCTCCTCTTCGAGGGGCGCAAGGGCCGCCGCTACCATATCCAGGTCAACCCCTACCCCATCTTCAAGGACCACCTCGTCATCTCCCGCGACGAGCATCTCCCGCAGGCCATCTGGCACCATCTGCCGGACATGCTGGACTTCGCGGCCAAATACCCAGACTACACCGTCTTCTACAACGGCCCCGCCTGCGGCGCCTCCGCGCCGGACCACCTCCATTTCCAGGCGGTCCCGCGCCGCAAGATGCCGCTCGAAGAGGCCGTGGACGCCTTTCTGGACGCCCCCGGCCAGCCGCTCGCGTCCGTCAAGGACGCCACGCTCTACCGCTTCGACGGCTTCTGCCGCGGCGTCTTCGCCCTCAAGGCGACAACCGCCAAGTCGCTCACCAAGCTCTTCTACCGCCTGCTCGAGTGTACCGACCGCCGGCCCGGCGAGACGGAGCCCAAGTTCAACCTCTTCGCCTACGTCAAGGGCGGCGAGTGGCGCGCCTTCGTGGTGATGCGCTCCGCCAAGCGCTCCCACCACTACGACTCCCAAGGCCCGGACCACCTGACGATGAGCCCCGGCGCCGCCGACATGGCCGGCGTGTTCGTGGCCCCGTTCCGCGAAGACTTCGACAAGATCACGCCCGCCCTGCTGGAAGAGCTGGTGGACGAAGTAACCATCCCCGAGCACGAGCAGGAGATGATCGAATGGCGCCTGACGCGCACCCAGCCCCGCGTGGCCGTGGGCATCCTCGCCGCCGACGAGATCTGCTTCGAGATCATCTCCGACGGCGCCGGCCCCCAGCGCGTCCGCTACAGCGAGGGCCGCATCGAATACAACGGCACCCTCTTCGACGAACTGCTGTTCGACTCCATCACCCGCTCGACCCTCTTCGCCGAGCCCTCCTTCGTGCTCCACGACGTCGTGATCGGCATCGACTTCCACTGGGAGCAGAAACGCACCCTGAAGTTCGCCGGCGGCCTGAAATTCATCGTCGAAGGCGACAAGGTCCGCGCGGTCAACCTCGTCGGGATGGAAGACTACCTGCTGAGCGTCATCTCCTCCGAGATGAAATCCAGCGCCTCGCCGGAGCTGCTCAAGGCCCACGCCGTCATCTCCCGCTCCTGGCTCCTCGCCCGGATGCAGGACCATTCCGCGCACGACAACTTCGATGTCTGCGCAGATGACCATTGTCAAAGATATCAAGGACTTACGATGGCGGTCGGGGACAACGTCCGCACGGCCATCGACGAGACCTGGGGCCAGGTGCTGCGCTATCAGGGGCAGCTCTGCGACACCCGCTACTCCAAGTGCTGCGGCGGCAAGACCGAGCTCTTCAGCACCTGCTGGGAAGACGTCGACTACCCTTACCTGCAGTGCGTGGACGACCCGTGGTGCGACTGCGAGAACGACGAAATCCTCTCGCAGGTCCTCAACGACTACGACCAGCAGACCAGGGACTTCCACGACTGGACCGTCCGCTATGAGCCGGCCGAGCTCGCCGCCCTCGTGCGCGGGCGCACCGGCATCGACTTCGGCGAGATCCTCGCCCTCGAAGACATCGAACGCGGCCCGTCCGGCCGCATCAAATACCTCCGCATCGTGGGCAGCAAGCGCAGCGAGGTGATCGGCAAGGAACTGAAGATCCGCCGCGCGCTGAGCCCCTCGCACCTCAAGAGTTCCGCCTTCAGCGTTGAACGCGATCCCGCCGGCGCCTTCGTGCTGCGGGGCCGCGGCTGGGGCCACGGCGTCGGCCTCTGCCAGATCGGCGCCGCCGTGATGGCCGCCCGCGGCCACGACTATCGGCAGATCCTGCAGCACTATTATCCCGGAACCGATGTCGGCCAATAGCAAGAATCCCTGGGCCTGGGTGCCCACCCTCTACCTCTTCGAGGGCCTTCCTTACGCAATCGTCAACACGGTCGCGCTCGCCGTCTTCAAGGACCTGGGCATCGACAACGGCACCCTCGGTCCGCTGACGACCCTGATCAGCCTGCCCTGGCTGATCAAACCGCTCTGGAGCCCGTTCATGGACATCTTCCGCTCCAAGCGCTGGTGGATCCTCCTCACGCAGATCCTGATGGCCGTGACGGTCGTCGCCACCGCCCTGTGCCTGCCCTTCTGCGGCATGACGATGCTGATCATCCTGTTCATCATCGTCGCCTTCGCCTCGGCCACCCACGACATCTCCGCGGACGGCTATTACATGCTGGCGCTGGACCGCCAGCGGCAGTCCTCCTTCGTCGGCATCCGCAACACCTTCTACCGGGACGGCCTCGTCCTGGGACAAGGCCTGCTGGTCATGCTGGCCGGCGTCCTGCAGCAGCGCAGCGGCAACGTGCCGCGCGCCTGGGCCATCGTCATCGGCATCTCGGCCGTCCTGATGGCGCTGATCGCGCTCTACCATTTCTTCTTCCTGCCCCGCCCCGAACAGGACCGTGACCGGCGGGACGCCAGGACGGCGAAACAGGTTTTCTCCGAATTCGGCGCATCGTTCAAGACCTTCTTCTCCAAGCCCGCCGTCGGCTGGGCCATCGCCTTCATGCTGCTGTACCGGCTGCCGGAGGCCCTGTCGCTCAACCTGCTCTATCCTTTCTTCAAGGACGGCGCCGACGTCGGCGGCCTGGGCGCCGGGACCAGCGTCTACGGCCTGGTCTACGGCACCTTCGGCGTGATCGCCCTGCTGTGCGGCGGCATCCTGGGCGGCCTGTACGCCGCCAAGCGCGGCCTGCGCGCCTCCTACTGGCCCATGGCCCTCGCCCTGGCGCTCCCCTGCGCCGTCTACCTGCTGATGGCCATCCTCCGCCCGGAGAGCGTCTGGATGATCGGCGGCTTCGTGGTGCTGGACCAGTTCGGCTACGGATTCGGCTTCACCGCCTACACCCTCTTTATGATGCAATACGTGGACGGTCCGCTCAAGACCTCGCACTACGCCATCTGCACGGCCTTCATGTGGCTGTCCATGAAACTCCCCGCCCTGGTGGCGGGCTACCTCCAGCAGGCGCTGGGTTATATCGGTTTCTTCACGCTGGTCATGGTCAGCTGCCTCGGCACGGTGGCAGCCGTCCTGATCGCCCGGAACAAAATTCCCCTGAATCATGAAAGCTTGGATTAAACTGTTGCTGCTGCCGCTGGCGCTGCTCTCCTGCAGTCCCCAGACCGCTCCCGCCTCTCCCCGGGTCAAGCCCGGCATCGAGGTCCTGCGCGACCGCAACTTCGCCGGCCTCGAAGGCAAACGCGTCGGCCTGGTCACCAACCCCTCCGGCGTGGACAGCCAGCTGCGCTCCACCATCGACATCCTCTTCGAAGCCCCCAACGTCCGGCTCGTCGCGCTCTACGCCCCCGAGCACGGGGTGCGCGGCGACGTCTACGCCGGCGGAAAGGTCGAGTCCGGCAAGGACCCGCACACCGGCCTGCCGGTGCACTCCCTCTTCGGCAGCACCCGCCAGCCCACCAGGGAGATGCTCCAGGGCGTGGACATCATGGTCTACGACATCCAGGACGTGGGCAGCCGCTCCTACACCTTCATTTCCACCCTCGGCCTGGTGATGCGCACCTGCGCCGAACTGGGCATCCCGGTGATGGTGCTCGACCGCCCCAACCCGCTCGGCGGGCAGAAGGTCGAGGGCCCGCTCGTGCGTGACGGCTTCCATTCCTTCGTCAGCCAGTACAAGATCCCCTACGTCTACGGCCTGACCGTGGGCGAACTCGCGACCCTCATCAACGAGGAGGGCCTCAACCGCGGCCAGAACGGCAAGGCCGCCCCGCTCAAGTGCAAGCTCACCGTCGTCCCGATGGAGGGCTGGCAGCGCTGGATGCTCTTCGACGACACCGGCCTGCCCTGGATCCTGCCTTCGCCCAACATCCCCTACGCCCAGACCGCCATCTGCTACCCGTCGGCCGGCCTCTGCGGCGAAATGTACAACTACCTCAACATCGGCATCGGCTACACGCTCCCCTTCGCCACCTTCGCGGAAGAGTGGGTGGACGCCGACAAGCTGAAAGCGAAACTCGACAGCTACCACGTCCCGGGCGTGGCCTGGCGGACGATCCACTACCAGCCGATCTCGGGCCGCCTGAGCGGCAAACTGATCCACGGCGTGCAGTACTACTACACCGACTACGACGCCGCGACGCTCACCCTCACCCAGTTCTACGTGATGCAGGCGGTCTGGGAGCTCTACCAGAAAAACCCCATTGCAGCGGGTTCTGAGCGGCTTTCGATGTTCAACAAAGTTTGCGGCACTGATTTTGTCAGTAAGACGTTTGGACAGACGATGAAGGTCTCGGACATCGCAGATTTCTGGTCCGCCGACGTCCCCGCTTTCAAGGCCCTGTCGAAGAAGTATTACATTTACTAAAATACAAAGATTATGAAACGCTTGACCACTCTCTCCCTGATCGCTCTAGCCGCAGCGGCTATGATCGCGGTCCCTCTCGACGCTCAGACCAGGGGCGGAAGCAACTCCCGCAGTGGGTCGGGCAGCGGCAACTCCCGCAGCAGCGGTGGCAGCCGCCCTGCCTCCTCCGTTTCCGCACCCTCTTCGCAGAATCGCAGCGCCAGCCAGTCAGGCAATACCAAGGGGCTGAGCTCCGTCAACCGCAGCCAGTCTTCGCAGCGCAGCTCGCAGCCGGCCGCTTCGAGCCAGTCGCGCTCCGGCAGCAGCGCCGCCACCCGCGGCGGCAGCAATGTCCGCAGCAATAGCAGCAGCACCCGCTCGCAGTCCAGCTCCAGCGTCAGCCGGAGCGAGAGCCGCCAGTCGAGCGCGAATTCCAGCGCCCGCCGGCAGGAGAGCGTCGCCCCGCAGACGCGTTCCCGCAGCAACACACAGCCGACCCGCGGCGGCAGCAATGTCCGCAC
This Bacteroidales bacterium WCE2004 DNA region includes the following protein-coding sequences:
- a CDS encoding glutamate-5-semialdehyde dehydrogenase; translation: MNSFEAAKRAAAQVALLPDAERVAALEAVADAICAKSAELLAANAEDLARMDPQNPLYDRLKLTPERLAGIASDMRDVAHLPSPLGRTLEDRTLPNGLRLRKVSVPFGVIGVVYEARPNVTFDVFSLCFKSGNACVLKGGKDADASNRAALALIRGVLAQRGLPESAVTLLPPTHEAVGELLGAVGYVDLVIPRGGRRLIDFVRDNAKVPCLETGAGVVDTYFDAAGDLEIGRRIVLNAKTRRVSVCNALDCLIVHRDRLADLPALVEPLAEKNVIIYADEAAYAALAGRYPLLEHATPDSFGTEYMDYKMSVRTVASIDEALAHIDRYGSGHSESIITADAAAATRFQAEVDAACVYVNAPTSFTDGAQFGLGAEIGISTQKLGARGPMGLCEITTYKWLIDGNGQTRP
- a CDS encoding glutamate 5-kinase; protein product: MKRIVVKIGSNVLTRADGTLDVTRVSALVDQVVELRRRDWSVVIVSSGAVACGRTELRLDEDLDSVEQRQLYSAVGQVRLMDLYYRLFRDYGLQVGQVLTTKRNFETARERENQRACMEVMLQHGVVPIVNENDTVSVTELMFTDNDELSGLIAGMVGAETLVLLSNIPGLYDRHPDEPDAQVIRTVHCADDLSACIREKKSSLGRGGMSSKYNTARRVAADGIRVLIADGKRERILPDLLERPEQTVFTEFLP
- a CDS encoding Isopentenyldiphosphate isomerase, which translates into the protein MLELIYPSSPAPLLKGVRRGRAAEMLPVVDETGNVRAQAPREYCHNGVEKPLHPVVHLHIINRNGEIYLQQRGAHKDLLPLYWDTAVGGHISYGEYVLEALYRESAEELGLHDFLPQGLCNYIFESDTERELVSVFAAVGEYALRPDPDELAGGRFWTIKEIDRAMGTGVLTPNFEGEYHRIKDALLALL
- a CDS encoding SpoIID/LytB domain protein produces the protein MQVLRKFIKDQLSVWPLASANFRALKGARTKELPVFGLPCRVQWNPERVASSTADTSPEAIAARPCFLCAQNSPAGQRYLLFEGRKGRRYHIQVNPYPIFKDHLVISRDEHLPQAIWHHLPDMLDFAAKYPDYTVFYNGPACGASAPDHLHFQAVPRRKMPLEEAVDAFLDAPGQPLASVKDATLYRFDGFCRGVFALKATTAKSLTKLFYRLLECTDRRPGETEPKFNLFAYVKGGEWRAFVVMRSAKRSHHYDSQGPDHLTMSPGAADMAGVFVAPFREDFDKITPALLEELVDEVTIPEHEQEMIEWRLTRTQPRVAVGILAADEICFEIISDGAGPQRVRYSEGRIEYNGTLFDELLFDSITRSTLFAEPSFVLHDVVIGIDFHWEQKRTLKFAGGLKFIVEGDKVRAVNLVGMEDYLLSVISSEMKSSASPELLKAHAVISRSWLLARMQDHSAHDNFDVCADDHCQRYQGLTMAVGDNVRTAIDETWGQVLRYQGQLCDTRYSKCCGGKTELFSTCWEDVDYPYLQCVDDPWCDCENDEILSQVLNDYDQQTRDFHDWTVRYEPAELAALVRGRTGIDFGEILALEDIERGPSGRIKYLRIVGSKRSEVIGKELKIRRALSPSHLKSSAFSVERDPAGAFVLRGRGWGHGVGLCQIGAAVMAARGHDYRQILQHYYPGTDVGQ
- a CDS encoding MFS transporter, PAT family, beta-lactamase induction signal transducer AmpG yields the protein MSANSKNPWAWVPTLYLFEGLPYAIVNTVALAVFKDLGIDNGTLGPLTTLISLPWLIKPLWSPFMDIFRSKRWWILLTQILMAVTVVATALCLPFCGMTMLIILFIIVAFASATHDISADGYYMLALDRQRQSSFVGIRNTFYRDGLVLGQGLLVMLAGVLQQRSGNVPRAWAIVIGISAVLMALIALYHFFFLPRPEQDRDRRDARTAKQVFSEFGASFKTFFSKPAVGWAIAFMLLYRLPEALSLNLLYPFFKDGADVGGLGAGTSVYGLVYGTFGVIALLCGGILGGLYAAKRGLRASYWPMALALALPCAVYLLMAILRPESVWMIGGFVVLDQFGYGFGFTAYTLFMMQYVDGPLKTSHYAICTAFMWLSMKLPALVAGYLQQALGYIGFFTLVMVSCLGTVAAVLIARNKIPLNHESLD
- a CDS encoding Uncharacterized conserved protein YbbC, DUF1343 family — protein: MKAWIKLLLLPLALLSCSPQTAPASPRVKPGIEVLRDRNFAGLEGKRVGLVTNPSGVDSQLRSTIDILFEAPNVRLVALYAPEHGVRGDVYAGGKVESGKDPHTGLPVHSLFGSTRQPTREMLQGVDIMVYDIQDVGSRSYTFISTLGLVMRTCAELGIPVMVLDRPNPLGGQKVEGPLVRDGFHSFVSQYKIPYVYGLTVGELATLINEEGLNRGQNGKAAPLKCKLTVVPMEGWQRWMLFDDTGLPWILPSPNIPYAQTAICYPSAGLCGEMYNYLNIGIGYTLPFATFAEEWVDADKLKAKLDSYHVPGVAWRTIHYQPISGRLSGKLIHGVQYYYTDYDAATLTLTQFYVMQAVWELYQKNPIAAGSERLSMFNKVCGTDFVSKTFGQTMKVSDIADFWSADVPAFKALSKKYYIY